One stretch of Daphnia pulicaria isolate SC F1-1A chromosome 6, SC_F0-13Bv2, whole genome shotgun sequence DNA includes these proteins:
- the LOC124342205 gene encoding RNA-binding protein 25-like: protein MKTAKMHPIKPKANLRCKKQDASCVTVDQFYVMMKEAEVKEKQSKKEIFELIGVLDNKLMNVDAKVNEANKRINHLKVSSIKRMDILEEKVNGIDRRCLEIRNRILEKHDGYARDRKSESRINESKSHSSRHRDKSFKAQEREREREKQREEQREKQREKERSEQREKERAEQRAKERADQRP, encoded by the exons ATGAAAACTGCAAAGATGCATCCGATTAAACCCAAAGCAAACCTTCGTTGTAAGAAACAAGATGCTAGTTGTGTTACGGTTGACCAATTTTATGTAATGATGAAAGAGGCTgaagtcaaagaaaaacaatctaaaaaggaaatatttgaGCTGATTGGTGTATTGGATAATAAACTAATGAATGTTGATGCCAAAG tcAATGAGGCTAATAAGAGGATTAACCACCTCAAAGTGAGCAGCATTAAAAGAATGGATATCctggaagaaaaagtcaaTGGGATAGATCGTAGATGTTTAGAAATACGAAACAGAATATTA GAAAAGCACGATGGTTATGCACGAGACAGGAAGTCGGAAAGTCGCATAAACGAATCAAAGAGTCATAGTTCCCGACATCGAGACAAGTCTTTCAAAgctcaagagagagaaagggagagagaaaagcagagagaagagcagagagaaaagcagagagaaaaggaaagatcagagcagagagaaaaggaaagggcAGAGCAGAGAGCAAAGGAAAGAGCAGACCAGAGA CCATGA
- the LOC124342764 gene encoding histone-lysine N-methyltransferase, H3 lysine-79 specific-like isoform X3 — MDPIQPKENVDDDEFHVLMKEAQVKLKEKLEKKKIYELIGVLDGKLMDVDNKVNKRIDTLEVKSNRRMDILQERMDFIEEKVNEIDNTCLAIREKILGSMPPKSVDKVKHDGYARDRKSESRINESKSHSSRRRDKSVKAPEREREREKQREEQKEKERERDQHKRDHLKGISRESHKSYERKSDKRRKHDSSISLDTTSSRKKQTEPVRDNGSRREPRVITGQAGLLPLTEIQLQALAKPDNCVKFIGKLALASYPEGYFLKKTNSFAVAVTSHQIDALYSIVSSKYKEIKRCGRPRPSQNLTKEVMTDVIRNRVNFFRSMNRHLMY, encoded by the exons ATGGATCCGATTCAAcccaaagaaaatgttgatga TGACGAATTTCATGTATTGATGAAAGAGGCTCAAGTCAAACTCAAagaaaaactagaaaaaaagaaaatttatgagCTGATTGGTGTATTGGATGGTAAACTAATGGATGTTGACAACAAAG TTAATAAGAGAATTGACACTCTGGAAGTAAAAAGCAATCGAAGAATGGATATCCTGCAAGAAAGAATGGATTTCatagaagaaaaagtcaatGAGATAGATAACACATGTTTAGCCAttcgagaaaaaattttaggaAGTATGCCACCAAAATCAGTGGATAAA GTAAAGCACGATGGTTATGCACGAGACAGGAAGTCGGAAAGTCGCATAAACGAATCAAAGAGTCATAGTTCCCGCCGTCGAGACAAGTCAGTCAAAGctccagagagagaaagggagagagaaaagcagaGAGAagagcagaaagaaaaagaaagggagagagaTCAACATAAACGAGATCATCTTAAAGGAATTTCACGTGAAAGCCACAAGTCCTATGAAAGAAAATCGGACAAGCGGAGGAAGCATGATTCATCTATATCTCTAGACACAACCAGTAGCAGAAAAAAGCAAACTGAACCCGTTCGAGACAACGGCAGTCGCCGTGAACCCCGCGTTATTACCGGACAGGCAGGTTTACTTCCTTTAACAGAA ATCCAGCTCCAGGCATTAGCAAAGCCAGATAATTGTGTTAAATTTATTGGAAAGTTGGCTCTTGCCTCCTATCCTGAGGGttactttttgaaaaagacaaattcCTTTGCTGTTGCCGTAACTTCACATCAGATTGATGCCCTCTACA gtATTGTTTCTAGCAaatacaaagaaataaaaagatgtgGTCGTCCTCGTCCCTCTCAAAATCTTACAAAGGAAGTAATGACTGATGTTATTCGTAATAGGGTCAATTTTTTCAGAAGTATGAATCGTCATCTGATGTATTGA
- the LOC124342885 gene encoding uncharacterized protein LOC124342885, with the protein MKPDSSCSPNISSTINKSETGQDNDSLHEPLLVTGQGGLLPLTEIQLQELAKPDNCVQFIGKLLLASYPEGYFLIKENSFAVAVTSYHMDALYRIVSSKYKEIKRRGRPSQNLTKEEMSLVIRNKVIKFRTVNRHLIQ; encoded by the exons ATGAAGCCTGATTCATCTTGTTCTCCGAACATCAGTAGCACAATCAACAAATCTGAAACCGGACAAGACAACGACAGCCTCCATGAACCCCTCCTTGTTACCGGACAGGGAGGTTTACTTCCTTTAACAGAA ATCCAGCTCCAGGAATTAGCAAAGCCAGATAATTGTGTTCAATTTATTGGAAAGTTGCTTCTTGCCTCATATCCTGAGGGTTACTTTTTGATAAAGGAAAATTCCTTTGCTGTTGCTGTAACTTCCTATCACATGGATGCCCTCTACA GGATTGTTTCCAGTAaatacaaagaaataaaacggcGTGGTCGTCCCTCTCAAAACCTTACAAAGGAAGAAATGTCTTTGGTTATTCGTAATAAGGTCATTAAATTCAGAACAGTGAATCGTCATCTGATACAGTAA
- the LOC124342764 gene encoding RNA-binding protein 25-like isoform X2: MDPIQPKENVDDDLQQNDSCVTVDEFHVLMKEAQVKLKEKLEKKKIYELIGVLDGKLMDVDNKVNKRIDTLEVKSNRRMDILQERMDFIEEKVNEIDNTCLAIREKILGSMPPKSVDKVKHDGYARDRKSESRINESKSHSSRRRDKSVKAPEREREKERERDQHKRDHLKGISRESHKSYERKSDKRRKHDSSISLDTTSSRKKQTEPVRDNGSRREPRVITGQAGLLPLTEIQLQALAKPDNCVKFIGKLALASYPEGYFLKKTNSFAVAVTSHQIDALYSIVSSKYKEIKRCGRPRPSQNLTKEVMTDVIRNRVNFFRSMNRHLMY; the protein is encoded by the exons ATGGATCCGATTCAAcccaaagaaaatgttgatgatgatTTGCAACAAAATGATAGTTGTGTTACGGTTGACGAATTTCATGTATTGATGAAAGAGGCTCAAGTCAAACTCAAagaaaaactagaaaaaaagaaaatttatgagCTGATTGGTGTATTGGATGGTAAACTAATGGATGTTGACAACAAAG TTAATAAGAGAATTGACACTCTGGAAGTAAAAAGCAATCGAAGAATGGATATCCTGCAAGAAAGAATGGATTTCatagaagaaaaagtcaatGAGATAGATAACACATGTTTAGCCAttcgagaaaaaattttaggaAGTATGCCACCAAAATCAGTGGATAAA GTAAAGCACGATGGTTATGCACGAGACAGGAAGTCGGAAAGTCGCATAAACGAATCAAAGAGTCATAGTTCCCGCCGTCGAGACAAGTCAGTCAAAGctccagagagagaaagggag aaagaaagggagagagaTCAACATAAACGAGATCATCTTAAAGGAATTTCACGTGAAAGCCACAAGTCCTATGAAAGAAAATCGGACAAGCGGAGGAAGCATGATTCATCTATATCTCTAGACACAACCAGTAGCAGAAAAAAGCAAACTGAACCCGTTCGAGACAACGGCAGTCGCCGTGAACCCCGCGTTATTACCGGACAGGCAGGTTTACTTCCTTTAACAGAA ATCCAGCTCCAGGCATTAGCAAAGCCAGATAATTGTGTTAAATTTATTGGAAAGTTGGCTCTTGCCTCCTATCCTGAGGGttactttttgaaaaagacaaattcCTTTGCTGTTGCCGTAACTTCACATCAGATTGATGCCCTCTACA gtATTGTTTCTAGCAaatacaaagaaataaaaagatgtgGTCGTCCTCGTCCCTCTCAAAATCTTACAAAGGAAGTAATGACTGATGTTATTCGTAATAGGGTCAATTTTTTCAGAAGTATGAATCGTCATCTGATGTATTGA
- the LOC124342764 gene encoding histone-lysine N-methyltransferase, H3 lysine-79 specific-like isoform X1 — MDPIQPKENVDDDLQQNDSCVTVDEFHVLMKEAQVKLKEKLEKKKIYELIGVLDGKLMDVDNKVNKRIDTLEVKSNRRMDILQERMDFIEEKVNEIDNTCLAIREKILGSMPPKSVDKVKHDGYARDRKSESRINESKSHSSRRRDKSVKAPEREREREKQREEQKEKERERDQHKRDHLKGISRESHKSYERKSDKRRKHDSSISLDTTSSRKKQTEPVRDNGSRREPRVITGQAGLLPLTEIQLQALAKPDNCVKFIGKLALASYPEGYFLKKTNSFAVAVTSHQIDALYSIVSSKYKEIKRCGRPRPSQNLTKEVMTDVIRNRVNFFRSMNRHLMY, encoded by the exons ATGGATCCGATTCAAcccaaagaaaatgttgatgatgatTTGCAACAAAATGATAGTTGTGTTACGGTTGACGAATTTCATGTATTGATGAAAGAGGCTCAAGTCAAACTCAAagaaaaactagaaaaaaagaaaatttatgagCTGATTGGTGTATTGGATGGTAAACTAATGGATGTTGACAACAAAG TTAATAAGAGAATTGACACTCTGGAAGTAAAAAGCAATCGAAGAATGGATATCCTGCAAGAAAGAATGGATTTCatagaagaaaaagtcaatGAGATAGATAACACATGTTTAGCCAttcgagaaaaaattttaggaAGTATGCCACCAAAATCAGTGGATAAA GTAAAGCACGATGGTTATGCACGAGACAGGAAGTCGGAAAGTCGCATAAACGAATCAAAGAGTCATAGTTCCCGCCGTCGAGACAAGTCAGTCAAAGctccagagagagaaagggagagagaaaagcagaGAGAagagcagaaagaaaaagaaagggagagagaTCAACATAAACGAGATCATCTTAAAGGAATTTCACGTGAAAGCCACAAGTCCTATGAAAGAAAATCGGACAAGCGGAGGAAGCATGATTCATCTATATCTCTAGACACAACCAGTAGCAGAAAAAAGCAAACTGAACCCGTTCGAGACAACGGCAGTCGCCGTGAACCCCGCGTTATTACCGGACAGGCAGGTTTACTTCCTTTAACAGAA ATCCAGCTCCAGGCATTAGCAAAGCCAGATAATTGTGTTAAATTTATTGGAAAGTTGGCTCTTGCCTCCTATCCTGAGGGttactttttgaaaaagacaaattcCTTTGCTGTTGCCGTAACTTCACATCAGATTGATGCCCTCTACA gtATTGTTTCTAGCAaatacaaagaaataaaaagatgtgGTCGTCCTCGTCCCTCTCAAAATCTTACAAAGGAAGTAATGACTGATGTTATTCGTAATAGGGTCAATTTTTTCAGAAGTATGAATCGTCATCTGATGTATTGA